The following proteins come from a genomic window of Raphanus sativus cultivar WK10039 unplaced genomic scaffold, ASM80110v3 Scaffold3299, whole genome shotgun sequence:
- the LOC108855541 gene encoding protein MIZU-KUSSEI 1 has translation MAKPNSDDFTSKRHNSFHWTRKVGSDENDDVSAHNPLPDSSTKPLPEPKHNPSSSSSSSTVITPKRKLQSFAVSRLRSVIASLSSRARPGNNSGLGSRVVGTLFGSRRGHVHFSVQKDPTSPPAFLIELATPISGLVKEMASGLVRIALECDKAKEEGGGGGGESETRRRRGGGGDKTIPRRLVEEPMWRTYCNGKKCGFATRRECGEKEKKVLKALEMVSMGAGVLPETEETSVGGGGGGGDIMYMRAKFERVVGSRDSEAFYMMNPDSNGAPELSIYLLRI, from the coding sequence GACGTTTCTGCCCATAACCCTCTTCCCGACAGCAGCACTAAACCACTTCCCGAACCCAAACACAATCCTtcctcttcatcatcttcctccacTGTCATCACTCCCAAAAGAAAACTCCAATCTTTCGCCGTCTCTCGTCTCCGCTCGGTCATCGCTTCCCTCAGCAGCAGAGCCCGACCCGGCAACAACTCCGGACTCGGGTCACGGGTCGTGGGCACGCTTTTCGGGTCCCGCCGCGGGCACGTGCATTTCTCAGTCCAGAAAGATCCGACTTCCCCTCCGGCGTTTCTCATCGAGCTCGCTACTCCGATCAGCGGACTGGTCAAGGAGATGGCTTCGGGTCTCGTGAGGATCGCTCTGGAATGCGACAaggccaaggaggaaggaggaggaggaggaggagaaagcGAGACTCGCCGCCGTCGCGGCGGCGGAGGAGATAAGACGATTCCGCGGCGGTTGGTGGAGGAGCCGATGTGGAGGACTTACTGCAACGGGAAAAAGTGTGGGTTCGCGACGAGGAGGGAGTGCggtgagaaggagaagaaagttCTCAAGGCGCTCGAGATGGTTTCCATGGGCGCCGGAGTTTTGCCGGAGACGGAGGAGACATCCGTCGGCGGCGGCGGTGGCGGTGGTGATATAATGTACATGAGGGCGAAGTTCGAGCGGGTCGTTGGGTCCCGTGATTCGGAGGCCTTCTATATGATGAATCCTGATAGCAATGGAGCTCCTGAGCTCAGTATCTATCTACTTAGAATCTGA